Within Wyeomyia smithii strain HCP4-BCI-WySm-NY-G18 chromosome 2, ASM2978416v1, whole genome shotgun sequence, the genomic segment GAGCAGCTGGCCAATTCGCCCAGCCGCAAGTGCGGCATGGATGCAGATCAGGAGCTTATGTACAGACAACGAGCGGCCAATCTTATTCAGGATATGGGCCAGCGGCTGCAAGTGTAAGACctttttttaattcttattTGAACTAAGCTTAAAAATCGATTAAGTCGCCAGAAGGAGAACACTACTATGTTGCGATAGTAGTAAAGGAACAACCAGAAATATGGGTGAACAGGATTGAGAACTTATTTCACAACAGTATGGCTGTAATTGCGATGTACTTTTGATTCGCTTGATGTGACAATTTTTTTAATCTAatttatagagaaaaaaaaatcaatttaatttGTCACTCCTATTGCTGCAGGTAATCCAGCaaagaaagaaaaatgaaagtTAATGTGGTGAATAAATGTTTGTGTTGAGTCtgtgattttattgaaaatcgagttgttgaaaagaaaagaaaacaagCATGCATGATATTATCAGCATTATGCATTTAAAATAATTCTGCTCGCGTTTCAAACATAATGCTGAACCAGCTGTAATCTGTGTTGTGACTAGCGTGTATTTATGATGATCCTATTTCAAGCATTAAAGCGAATGggtaattttttcatttgtcagCATAAAACAAAACCCGACAGGTTCCTGCGTATATTAGTATATTTGTTTTACGGCTATTGAAAGAAATTTTAAGAATTATTTTGTGTACCTAGTTTTCAATGGAGATACATGAATGTTTCCTTGATCCATTCACTATGATGTTAAGTCTGTATCTCATGtcataaacaaaaaacaaaattttgaacgACATCCAAATCCAAAAGTTGTTTGCAACTGTTTTTTCATACTTGACATGATTAAATATAACAGTAAAagttttcaacaattttagtCGTTAGATTTGGATTTAGTGATTTTACTTGGGAAAATAATGCAGAATGATCTTACATGCGGAGTTAATATAAACTTTTATGAACACTGTTGCCTAATGCCATTATAAAGGTAGATGGTAGATGGATAGGCCAAGCAGGATTCAGACTTATTTATAActcttatttatttcattttagtcAACTTTGTTCTACTAAAAGAATACCATATTATTGATAACTTCAAGTATTCTAAACTACCATAGAAAAACGAACTTGTTAAACCTAGAGCTTACTGCCCTACGATATGAGTAATGAAATGGATGTGGATGTAAAACTAGTTAGAATTTGCTAGAAAAGCTATTCGAAACAGTATACCAATGCATTAGAGCAAAAATTGAGATTTTGGAATTGGATTTTTGGAGTTTGAGAAAATGACAAATGATCTCTTTAACCTGAAAGTACGAAATCATTGAATGTCGCTGAAACAAGAACCCAGGATAACATTGAAATGTCGAGGCTTAAATTGTATTTCGGAACATTAATGCACGATGATTGAAAACCTTTTATTTCTCTGATATGATCTTTTCTTATAGCGGTTTCACGGAAGTTGCTGATAAAACATTCTCATACAGCCACCAAAGCCGAATTTCTCATTAGGTACAAGATTGAAGTGTAATCTTTAAAAACAGTATCTGACGCTTACTTATAACTCAATTTGATGAATGTGATCGATTCTAGCAAACTAGTCATTGCATATTTTATAGTTGTGACACTACCAGCAAATCCTTGGTACATTTGCAATTGACTGCGAAATCTGTGTCGGTTCTGCATCGGAATGTAATCTACTAATCTCAAAACACATCGCAACATTTTTCGTTCGATTCTTGTTCTTGGACCATCAAAGGACGCGATTCATAAATCGCGAGCTCTCGTTCTTGTTATCTATCTTGAAGACAATCTATTAGCTTGTAGcgattattcaatcaaaatataGTTCCGAATAGGGTCCAACTAGTTTTGAGTGGTGTTTTTTATGTCCAAATTAGCTCATTACCACGAATCTATATTAATCGTTATATTAATCGTGATAAAGGTTAACCGGAAATGGTGTAGCTAACACACCTGACTTTTTATCTGAGATACGGAGATAATACAAGACTTCGGGTTGTTTACAATTCGAGCAAATTTCTAGTTGATAAGGCTCTACGCAGCCTTCCGTACCTCCCGTAATTTTAATCGTACGAAAGTAGTAGAACAATAGTCATACATTAAATTCCGCCACGGGCGAAACTgtcagtgtcagtagaatcgcattgtgtagcgctagccccgcaatagtTCTGCGAAGTCTCTGGGAAATAAAGACATGGTCAAGTTACCAACGCGTAATTTAGCACTTAGACTTTACTTGTAGTTTTTAGTTAGTACGTAGCCTACAAAgcgatattgtaaaatttacgATGAATTGGGATGATTTTAAGTTTTTAGTTATAAAACAACAAGGAAGAGCAAATGTTGTTGGTTTCGTTTGATCTTTTAACTTCCATGCATTTATAATTTAGATACATATTAGCAATCAAACGCTACTATTTCTGGATACTCGATTCGTCGTAGAATTGCGTCAGCTTGAGGTTCATTGTTCGCCTCACATACTCCGATAAAGATGGTCCTAAGCGCTCATCGTTCGGAAACGGCCAGTACTTACGAGTCCTCTTAAGCATTTTCCTTGTTTTGTGCCCGTAGGGAACTGCCGGTCTTGcaagcgtcttgtacatggaGCACTTGATACGGAGGCGAAGTTTACTCGATCTCAAGGTCATGTGAAGTCCAATGTCTAATATTACCATTGGTTCGAGGCAGGGTTGCGAATATTTACTGCCAGTGATGGATTCTCAGTTGAAACTGAAAACTACGAATGGCAATTTCAACACGAACgtgatgaaaataaaaattactttcagctccaatcagttaATAGTGATAATGCGGACTGGTAGCATTATTGTGATTTCACACACGCTGTGTTACTTTACCGATGTTTGCGCGGTTAAGGATGAAGATGCTTAACTACTTCAGCGACTTCATGCAATggattggctcagatcaaataatttcgatattataATTAAGCCATATGGTTTATCTCACAGACATAAGTTTCATTGATATTTGACACGGGTGAAactcaatatcagtttgaaaaaagGGAGAATGAAATTGATGTTGTATCCTTTTCATTttgcagtttcgaaattttgcaACACTGTCTGAGGTACACAAATTGGGTTAGTAACAAAAGGCTGCTTCGGCCTTTTGAGgttcagcctttcgtagtagaccccACAAATTCCTTCACCAGGTTCACCACCTTGAACTCACCTTCGTCGATTGCTATGCTATTGCCTAGCGTAGCCCTATCGCGCTCAGTTCttcctgctagcagatacttggttTGCGACGCATTCACCTCCAATCCAACGTTATTACGCTTCAGCTTGGTGTAGTGTTCAGCAACCGCCTGAAACGTCCTTCCGACAAGGTCGACGTCATCAacgaagcagatgaactggctggTTTTCTTGAAGATCGTGCCCGGCATGTTAAAGACCGCACGCGTCATAACTCCTTCAAGCGAAATGTCGAGCAGCAGGCAGAAAATCCGTCGCCTTATCAaagtcccttgcgtgtttcaaGTGGGTTTGATAAAGCACCCGAAATCTTCACTGCATTATCTTTTAGGTAGGTAGTGCGTCGGGACTTGATATTCGCGACACTTTtcgaggatctgccgcagcgtgAAGATTTGGTCAATTGTCAATCGCCCACAAAATCGGCTTGATAACATTCCACAACCCTTATTGCTAGCGAAAAATGATAGATGAGCTCCGCTGCGATGCCGTttttccagctgatttgttcttgagctgcttgataCCATCATTTACTTTACTTTTCGTGGGGGTCGATATATCTCCCTCGTCCGCTGTTCTGACGAAATCCTTCCTTTTGCCGTCTTGGTTCCCCACCTCTGTGCCATTgaggtgttcattgtagtgctgctttAACCTATCGATCACCTCATGTTCATCCGTCAAGGTTCTTCCATCGTTATCCCGACACAATTCGGCTTGCTGCACAAAACCTGCACGGAATACGTTCAGTTTCTTGTATAATTTACGTGTTTCTTAAAAACGATATTATAGATCAGCTCTAAGTATTTATTGGGTCAATATTATATCACATTGTTCATTTCGACAATGTAATTGTTGGTGGCTATGAAAAATGCAGCTTTGTTGATTTTTGGGGAAATAGAATAAATTCTGTTTTTGATACATTATGAGAAATCTTTCTTCTCTGGAACTAGAAAGAAATAATTTTAGCAATGGGAAATCGAGGCTTTTGAGATTAGTTACAAGCTATTGGCTTTCGAGTAAAtagaattatttttgtttttgatgaaCTAGGAGAAGTTCTTGGTGCTCGTTTTACAACTACGACAGACCTAATATCGAAAAGTGTAAATGAATGTCATTCGGGAGCCTAACATGCATATGTTACTGGAACCACGACAGTGGTTTAAAAAAGCAATGTCGCGAACTTAATTCTGTAGTGTCTAAGTGCTTCACTTTAGGACtataccctagtaacaatacaggttttatcaaagttttatagtgcttaatacagccaaaacagtgcTATAAAACCTTgataaaaccacttttgttacttgggtagtgtCTTCGAAGCAATTGCTTGTATCGATATTGCTCACATTATGGTGTTATGCAACAACATCCATAGCCTACTatggcaaaaataaaatttgtaacttttttgtttctgcatgaaactcaaagttgtcttcagcaaagttgtagataatttcaaacaactttgctaacaAAACTTTTTCTCTATGTATTGaagattttgaaaaaacttaACTTTCGTTTGACAATGTCCGTAGATTCAGTTTTTTGCATCTAattcgtttgtttgttttttttttttctaaacacaATGTTCTAGAGAGTTTTAGGCCTTATTATGTTCTAAATATTTTACGAAGGCTCTATGCTAAAATTCCTTTTGGTTTAAAAGATATAAGCAAGTCCAACAATAATTTACCCTATTTTCTACTGCGAATTGGAGGAAAATGGGGGCGGAGGAAGCTGGAATGTCAAACGAAAGTtaagttttttcaaaatcttCAATGCATAGAGAAAAAGTTTtgttagcaaagttgtttgtaatggaattatctacaactttgagtttcatgcagaaacaaacaagttacaaattttatttttgccatAGTAGGCTATGGATGTTGTTCCGTAACACCATAATGTGAGCAATTTCAATACAAGCAATTGCTTATAGTTTTAAAGTGAAGCACTTAGACACTACAGAATTAAGTTCGCGATATTGCTATTTTAAACCACTGAAATGGTCTGATTCTGTCAAGATTCGAATCTATGACAATGCGTTTGTCAAATTCTTTAGTTACAACTTAGGAGGCCTCCGATTATATTATTGAGTTCTGCGTCACCATTTCTTACCATTAGGGCCGTATTTCTTGTATTTTTGTTGTTCATTAAGCTcgagcttgaacgaccgcacatttcgtgaAAAATCTGAACTAGTAAAGTTGCAGAGAGTAAACACCGCAAGACAGCTAATTTAGGATCAATTTCCATCTTTAATGTATAACGATTCAATAGcatccgctttgtatagatcgataacagcGCCGGTTACGTTCTTACGGTCGGTTAGGAAAGAAGGAAGTGTTACGATCGTTATTGCCTGACCGAGATCATCTCTTTATCTCTAATAACTCTAACGAAAAAAGGTTCCTTTGTCACCGTGGTATGTGCcggatttttatacttttacatTTACTTCCCAACTGGCCGCGAAtgctgtgtataataaacagaaggtcaagtacCAAGGACCCTTCCTTCTACACGCTGACATATAGACTCTACTGCTCTAATTTTCAGAGCCACGTTAGTTACAATGGTTCAGCAATCTCAAGAAGTGTTACTTGAAAATAATGCAATAAagctttttcgttttttattttgaaaactaaaaaggtatatactccttaaccctctagttcccagtgccgcctttagacgggcttCAGTCAAGCCCCTAAAAGGCTTCAATAAatgcttaaaaaatgtttataaagattcatagtgattttaccgaagtccgtctaaaaattaatttgggcactagagggttaagtataAATAAAAGCATGTAATATACTCGATAACGATTTGTAATAAAAGAGGATTAACTGTACACATACGGAATTTGGCATGAGGTTGTTATTGATTGGAATGACATTCGATCGTAACTACAACACAATCTGATGAGATACTGGGCCATATGAATAAAGAGTTTGCTTATAAGATTTGCATTCAATAAGTAAAGTAAGATTTTCACAATGATTCGGCAATAAAAAACATAGAAGCATTTCATTAGCCGAATCTGGTTTTCGTCAGTttattgaaattaattttgaacGGGAACCAATCCATAAAACTATTTACAGTGTTCTTTTGGAAGGGGCCTTTATGTGCAGATTTCTTACAgtttaataactttttttttatttcacgcAATTGTTCTTTATTTTGGAAACAGATCACAACTTTGTATAAATACTGCAATTGTGTACATGCACCGATTCTACGCATTCCATTCCTTCACACATTTTCATCGCAATAGTATAGCAGCGGCTGCGCTTTTTCTAGCAGCTAAGGTAAGTTCATCTTGCCAAAAACTCGGGTATGGTATTTTACTGTAACATTGCATTTTCGTAAATCAGGTGGAGGAGCAACCCCGGAAACTCGAGCATATCATCAAAGTGGTGCATATCTGCTTGGGACTAGAAGCTCCTGATCCGTTAAAGGAGAGCTACGCGGAACAGGCGCAGGACCTGGTTTTCAACGAAAACGTTTTACTGCAAACGCTCGGGTTTGACGTTGCCATTGATCATCCACATACACATGTTGTCAAAACATGCCATTTGGTTAAAGGTAAATAAATATTAACAATACTTTTTATTAGACTAGAACTAATCGTTTTTTATTTCGCATTACACAGCTTCCAAGGACTTAGCTCAAACATCGTACTTTATGGCATCTAACAGGTGAGGGACCAATGAACGTCTATAATCTATAATTTCATTAGAAGTGATAACAAAATGGTGAAGATACTATGCTTCCATTTTGCCAAATCGATTCAAAGTAATGCTCAGAAATTTATTTTGCAATAGTGCAGCTGAATATTGAATGTTAAATAGATTGATATTTTATGACAAACTAATAACAGCATTATCTTTTTTTACAGTTTGCACTTGACGACCATGTGTCTGCAATATAAACCAACTGTGGTGGCATGTTTCTGTATacatttggcatgtaaatggtCCCGATGGGAGGTTTGtaacataaacataaatatcTACATTTATATTTGACTTTTTAGTTAAATCAACTGAAGAAATAAATCGGCTTATGCCTGTCTCgagttttgtttattgttaacgTATTTTTCACCCTTCAGATCCCCCAATCGAACGAAGGCCGTCATTGGTTTCATTATGTAGACAAATCAGTTACGCTGGATCTCCTGAAACAGCTGACAGACGAATTTCTTCACATCTTTGATCGTTGTCCAACGCGGTTGAAGAGTAAGATGAAATCAATACGTGCTGATCAAGCACAATCGGTGCGTTATACTCTACTCCGCTCAACTGGCGAATCGTATTATGCTAGCATTTTTCTGCTTTGTTCTCATAGGACGATACAACCCGGAGAAGCGCCAGCAGTTCCTCCGGTATGCCAGGATCCTCGTCTATTCTGCGAGGCATCGACGACGCTGGCTCGTCGTCCTCTAGTCATCATCGGTCATCATCGCATTCACAACATTCGCACTCCAAGCAAAGCTCTACTGGTGGTAAGAatgattgttttattttgcgTTTATATGTCGTAGAGTTATTTGCATAGTTTTTAGAATCAACATGCTTGGTAAATACCGAAAGTTggttcatttaaaaaatataaatttaaaactttGGGTTTTACAGTTACGGACATGAGGTTTTATTGTATGGTTCATTAAAATCGATTGCAAATTTAAATAATGATATAACCTTTTCAgttgtttttatttgaaaaaaaaaaactaatttctttCTCCTGCCAACAGGCGACCCTTTGTTGAAAACATCACAATCGGCAGCTTCATCGAATGCTAAATTGTCTGCATCTTCCTCAAGTAGTTCTCGATCCCGCGATCGTCCTTCCTCGTCGTCAtcacaacaacagcaacagcataATCAACAGCAATCGATCACAGGCAATAGTGGTCACTATGGGTCTAGTTCTGTGGCTGGAAAAATGCAACCGGTGTCACACCACGGTAGCAGTCGATCGGGGATACCTTCCCAGTCGTCATCTTCGTCGTCATCGTCGGCGCGAACGAGTTCTATGCATGAAGGTTCACGGGATCCTAAAAATCGTATGATGTCCAACGTGGCAAGTTCCTCATCATCGATTCCAATCAACCCAtacactcaaaacaaaatggatCGACATGGTTACCAGAAAAATCAGTCGATGTCGCACGTCGAAGGCAAAAGTTCGATGAAATCTCAGAGTTCCATGGCGGCGTCACTTTTCAACAACAATTCGGATGTGACATCAAggatgtcttcttcttcctctatGATAAAACAACCTCAGGCTCCGTATGGTTCACATCCTCCTAGCTACAGTCAATCAATGAGTGGAAGAAATAATATGCCTTCAAGTGAATCAATTTCCGTCCctaatcaacaacaacaacagcaacaatacAAAAACCAGGTGCAACAATCATCAAGTGGTGCAGAGTCATCCTTTCGCCTTATTGACGACAGTAATCGGTTAGCTGATCCCATGCAAATTTGTACACCTCCCAAACAGTCGAAACCATCGTCGATTTTCAGTCCAGATTGGAAGGACACTCAGGTAGATAATAATAGTTCCAATGCGACAAGTACGATCTCTACTAGCGGCAGCGGTGGAAAAGCTCGATCGCAAGCGCATCCTTCAGGACTGGTGAAACATATTAAAGAAAGTCCAAGCAGTAGGGATAAGAAACCTGCGTTACCACCGTTTTTGGATCAACAGCCTCAACAGCATAAGCAGCGTTCTGAGACCCCTAAGAAAGAACGACGTTCTGATGCTACGATGGCTTCCAGTGGTAACCAACAACAAAAATCGGCAGAGAAAAAAACAGCTACCTCTTCGTCAAGCTTAAAACGAACAATGGAATCAGCACATCCTGTGAATAATGTACTTACAGGCAATACAATTCATACAGCAGATTTACTTGGTATCAATAAGCTTCATAACACAAGTCAAGTACCAACGAAACGAGCACTTCCTAATAGTGAACAAATTCGGCACGACGACGGAACTGATTTTCGGGAATCCAAAGTACGCAAAGTGGAAGTACCCTCACCCTCCGATCAACTGTTTGCATCCACGTTCGATTTAGCCAACACCTTTGACAAACAGGACGATGGATTTTCACTGTTTTCGTTTAACGATCCGGGATCATTGTTGTCGCAGCCTTTGTTGAGTGACTCTAAACCAATCAGCACAAGCAGTAAGAGCAGTTTCTCGAACACCGTTAACGGAATAGAGACTAATCCAGCTCTGGTTAGTAGTTTACTGAAGGAAAGCCTTTGTAGTAGCGAGAGTAAATTTGGAACCCTCACTAATAATAATACTACCAATAACAGTAGCAATTCTACAATGGCTTCAAATGCATCTATTGCAATGACAGCTTCTAGTTCGATGACAGGAGCGTCATCATGTCTATTGTCGATGCCATCGTCTAGTATTGCATCTTCGACTTCTAATACGAGTACGTCCTCTATTGTAAACCAAATGCTCAAAGTACCTGAAATGATTAAAAATGAGCCCATGTCTATTGACGTAAATGCTTCGACGACAATCAGTGGCATGCATTTCGAACCTGATTCACTACCTTCAGCTACATCAACGGTGCCGGCTGCTGGGTTAGCAATTCCTTCATCTGCTGTCTCCGCGGCAGCAGCCACTAGCGACATCCAAACCCTCACAGGCGATATACTCATACCGCCTTCCAAAGACGACGAACACCATCGTTCTAAGTcagaaaagaagaagaaaaaagataAACACAAGCATAAGGAGAAGGATAAATCTAAAGACAAAGATCGGGAAGAGcgtaaaaaacacaaaaaagacAAAGATCGTCATCGTGATCGCGAAAAATCCGACATAGCAAATGAAGAACCTGTAACAGCTCCGATTAAGATCAAACTACCTAAAGACAAAATTAATCTTCCTTCACTTTCTGATGGCCCTGAAGGACCAGCAAGTCGGTCTTCTGTGTTTGCGGCTTCTGGTGGCAGCATCCCAGCAACATCTGATTCGggactaaaaattaaaattccaaAAGACAGACTTTCCGGTTCATCGTCACTGGGTGCGTCGACAGCAACGGGTACGGGAGCAAGCAGTTCTTCTGTAGGTTCCAATTACCCAACACTTCCAGCAACAAATCCTCTGAAATTGAAAATCtcaaaggacaaaattattagtACTGGCGGTGACAACAGCCATAATAATGGCTCTGGCCATGGTCACTTAAGCGGCAATAGTGGTACCGCTCCTCACCACGGTCACAGTGGTAAAAAGAAAGATCGCGACCGTGATCGTGATAAGGTCAAATCTAGCAAATCTTCAATTGTCACATCTTCCGTCGATTACGCAAAACACAATGGTAACAATAGCGGCTCTTCAGGTGGCAGCGGCGGGCCAGGCGGAAGCATTCCCAGCAAATCAGGTTCGAATAAGGTAAGTGATGATTTGTCGTTGTTTTTTTGATATCGGAAATAATCGTTTAACTGTGAACatatttccaaaacttttgcTACATACAGTAGCATCAACATATCTATGTTTTCCGTTTCGAATCAGAATGATTTAGTAGTTATTTCATGTCATGTTCCTGCTcgcaattttttttgtgtattgatGGGTTGCGTTGGATCACAGATTTCGTTTTCTACAAAACGCTTTGTACATATTTACGTCTATTCTTAGTTTCAGGATACTTGGGTTGATGGGTGATAACATTTCGCTCTTTTGTCACAATTGAGTAATAGGAATCAATCGAATTTAGACAATCAAACAACGACAAATAATGCATCCAGGAATGatgttgaaattcatttaaaaTGAATTCACGTTTAAACAagaatatgtttaaaaaaaatctttttacaAGCTGTTTTCCCACGAACGCATAGTTGAGGTGCGCGCCTTGTATTTAATGTGATAATATGTTGACTGCCAGCAAGCATGATGCACAGCAAACCCACTGTTGGCTTAGGTATAGTAGGAAATTAGAAGTTTCAAATTTATTGTTCAAAGCCAACGTAATAGTCGTGATCCGAGGAAAAATATGAGAATGGTAGTAAATAAATTActctttaaaaataactttattttgtcatgtttttttcgtcatttcacaaaaaatattctgCTGAAAGAAAATTTCCGGTTGTTTACTGTTTCGTATGTATAACATTCTATATGAAAATTTTGTCAATGTTTGTCAATTTCTCTTGTTGAACTCAACCGTGACATAGTTTTGTTAAAACAGCATAAGCGATAATGATTgacctgaagcaaacatataccGTACAAAAAAAGAGGTAAGATATACAACAGATATATGGAAAAGTATCAGAatacataataaaataatatttctgtgaaatatttttggaaGTAATATAATATACAAATGCGTGTGTTTCTCACTCTGCCGTAACTTTGCCATTTAGTTTTCCATTTTATTATTAGAATGCGCCTGTACAGCTTAGGGTGTTACCAAGCCAATAATTTTCTAGAAGACAGTACACCAAATTAGTACATtgtataaataataaaatataaaaatatattgctTATGGTACCGAGAACAAAACAAATCCTTTTTCAAAATCTGAATTCCATAATGAATTCCACCACTTCTGATGATAAGGCTTTTAATCAGATTCTGCTCATTTTGCGCTTTTCTGCTTGATGAACAATATTCAATATCTCTTTTTTTAAGATACCTAACCAAAGGTCTTCAAATACATTTGTTCAATAACCTGTTTATTCTAAGTAATTCGAATTTTGCGAAAGACCCTGTATTTGGATCAATCGAGAttggaaatatatttttttcaaatcattcgAAACGTTTTTTGTCTGCATGCGGAATTCGGTCACAATCGCGTTTGATATcaagatgtatgaaaaatagTAACAGTTTTTTTGCGTTATTTAATGGCTTATTAGTgctaaaaatgaacatcttttcttttaactttattATAAATAAGAGTTACTCAAGTAATCTAATCAGCGTTGTTAGTTGTAATACTACGTGTGA encodes:
- the LOC129726082 gene encoding cyclin-T2 isoform X1, giving the protein MASSSASGSLAKDDSKWYFTSEQLANSPSRKCGMDADQELMYRQRAANLIQDMGQRLQVSQLCINTAIVYMHRFYAFHSFTHFHRNSIAAAALFLAAKVEEQPRKLEHIIKVVHICLGLEAPDPLKESYAEQAQDLVFNENVLLQTLGFDVAIDHPHTHVVKTCHLVKASKDLAQTSYFMASNSLHLTTMCLQYKPTVVACFCIHLACKWSRWEIPQSNEGRHWFHYVDKSVTLDLLKQLTDEFLHIFDRCPTRLKSKMKSIRADQAQSDDTTRRSASSSSGMPGSSSILRGIDDAGSSSSSHHRSSSHSQHSHSKQSSTGGDPLLKTSQSAASSNAKLSASSSSSSRSRDRPSSSSSQQQQQHNQQQSITGNSGHYGSSSVAGKMQPVSHHGSSRSGIPSQSSSSSSSSARTSSMHEGSRDPKNRMMSNVASSSSSIPINPYTQNKMDRHGYQKNQSMSHVEGKSSMKSQSSMAASLFNNNSDVTSRMSSSSSMIKQPQAPYGSHPPSYSQSMSGRNNMPSSESISVPNQQQQQQQYKNQVQQSSSGAESSFRLIDDSNRLADPMQICTPPKQSKPSSIFSPDWKDTQVDNNSSNATSTISTSGSGGKARSQAHPSGLVKHIKESPSSRDKKPALPPFLDQQPQQHKQRSETPKKERRSDATMASSGNQQQKSAEKKTATSSSSLKRTMESAHPVNNVLTGNTIHTADLLGINKLHNTSQVPTKRALPNSEQIRHDDGTDFRESKVRKVEVPSPSDQLFASTFDLANTFDKQDDGFSLFSFNDPGSLLSQPLLSDSKPISTSSKSSFSNTVNGIETNPALVSSLLKESLCSSESKFGTLTNNNTTNNSSNSTMASNASIAMTASSSMTGASSCLLSMPSSSIASSTSNTSTSSIVNQMLKVPEMIKNEPMSIDVNASTTISGMHFEPDSLPSATSTVPAAGLAIPSSAVSAAAATSDIQTLTGDILIPPSKDDEHHRSKSEKKKKKDKHKHKEKDKSKDKDREERKKHKKDKDRHRDREKSDIANEEPVTAPIKIKLPKDKINLPSLSDGPEGPASRSSVFAASGGSIPATSDSGLKIKIPKDRLSGSSSLGASTATGTGASSSSVGSNYPTLPATNPLKLKISKDKIISTGGDNSHNNGSGHGHLSGNSGTAPHHGHSGKKKDRDRDRDKVKSSKSSIVTSSVDYAKHNGNNSGSSGGSGGPGGSIPSKSGSNKITQQQQYSGYNVNSQSNASQASLPHHPASFDYMQHAQAPTLQQQQQYFSQFGTFNVQQQQQTMINSSAMKTSGSNIGTVLPPYYYNSSNQNNGSNPNKK
- the LOC129726082 gene encoding cyclin-T isoform X2; translated protein: MHRFYAFHSFTHFHRNSIAAAALFLAAKVEEQPRKLEHIIKVVHICLGLEAPDPLKESYAEQAQDLVFNENVLLQTLGFDVAIDHPHTHVVKTCHLVKASKDLAQTSYFMASNSLHLTTMCLQYKPTVVACFCIHLACKWSRWEIPQSNEGRHWFHYVDKSVTLDLLKQLTDEFLHIFDRCPTRLKSKMKSIRADQAQSDDTTRRSASSSSGMPGSSSILRGIDDAGSSSSSHHRSSSHSQHSHSKQSSTGGDPLLKTSQSAASSNAKLSASSSSSSRSRDRPSSSSSQQQQQHNQQQSITGNSGHYGSSSVAGKMQPVSHHGSSRSGIPSQSSSSSSSSARTSSMHEGSRDPKNRMMSNVASSSSSIPINPYTQNKMDRHGYQKNQSMSHVEGKSSMKSQSSMAASLFNNNSDVTSRMSSSSSMIKQPQAPYGSHPPSYSQSMSGRNNMPSSESISVPNQQQQQQQYKNQVQQSSSGAESSFRLIDDSNRLADPMQICTPPKQSKPSSIFSPDWKDTQVDNNSSNATSTISTSGSGGKARSQAHPSGLVKHIKESPSSRDKKPALPPFLDQQPQQHKQRSETPKKERRSDATMASSGNQQQKSAEKKTATSSSSLKRTMESAHPVNNVLTGNTIHTADLLGINKLHNTSQVPTKRALPNSEQIRHDDGTDFRESKVRKVEVPSPSDQLFASTFDLANTFDKQDDGFSLFSFNDPGSLLSQPLLSDSKPISTSSKSSFSNTVNGIETNPALVSSLLKESLCSSESKFGTLTNNNTTNNSSNSTMASNASIAMTASSSMTGASSCLLSMPSSSIASSTSNTSTSSIVNQMLKVPEMIKNEPMSIDVNASTTISGMHFEPDSLPSATSTVPAAGLAIPSSAVSAAAATSDIQTLTGDILIPPSKDDEHHRSKSEKKKKKDKHKHKEKDKSKDKDREERKKHKKDKDRHRDREKSDIANEEPVTAPIKIKLPKDKINLPSLSDGPEGPASRSSVFAASGGSIPATSDSGLKIKIPKDRLSGSSSLGASTATGTGASSSSVGSNYPTLPATNPLKLKISKDKIISTGGDNSHNNGSGHGHLSGNSGTAPHHGHSGKKKDRDRDRDKVKSSKSSIVTSSVDYAKHNGNNSGSSGGSGGPGGSIPSKSGSNKITQQQQYSGYNVNSQSNASQASLPHHPASFDYMQHAQAPTLQQQQQYFSQFGTFNVQQQQQTMINSSAMKTSGSNIGTVLPPYYYNSSNQNNGSNPNKK